CTACGGACGAAAAAATGCCGTATTTGTGCCTTTCTTTGCTGTAAAAGAAGCGGCAACTACTACGGGCAGTTATTATCTACTTAAGTCCGCGCCAAATTGTAAAGTTGTGCCTTTTGCCCCATTGCGTAATAAAGATGGTTCAGGCTATACGGTCAGTATTTCTCCTCCAATGGATTTTTCTGATCTTTCAGATGAAAAAGCGATTGCAGAGAGAATGAATAAAGTCGTGGAAAAGGAAATCTTAAAAGGCATGGAACAATACATGTGGCTACACCGCCGATTTAAAACGCGTCCAAGTGAAGATGAACCAAGTTTGTATTCATAAGTGCGGTTGATTTTTTATCTGTTTTTGAATACTAAAACGACATATCGAAAAATAAGGAAAATTTTCCTTATTTTTTTCTTGATCTTTATATAATTAAATATATAATGAATCTCGTTTTAGATAGTAAACTTGTGTTATGACAGACACTCTACTGGCTAGTGCATTCCCCCCACTCCTTTTGCACTAGCCATTTTTTTTGAAATCTCTTACCATATCTCACCCTTTTCTTTTTTCTTAAAAATCATGAACAACTTAGAACTTGAACGTTTACTAAACGAAAAACTTAGCACAGACAGAATTAACGATTACGCGCCTAACGGTTTGCAAGTAGAAGGCAAAGCGGAGATCAAAAAGATCATCACAGGTGTCACCGCAAGCCAAGCTTTGATTGATTATGCCGTTGCACAACAAGCTGATGCGGTACTTGTCCACCATGGCTATTTTTGGAAAAGTGAAAATCCATGTATTCGCGGCATGAAAGGCAAACGCATCAAAACCTTGCTTGTGAATGACATTAATTTATACGGCTACCACTTGCCTTTGGATGTTCATCCAGAATTAGGCAACAACGCAAAACTTGCTCAGTTATTAGGGATTGGCAATCTTCAACCTTTAGAAAATAGCGCAACCAGCATTCCTGTCTGGGGAACCTTAAAAGATCCTGTTACCGCTGAAGAATTTGTGCAACGTATTGAACAAGTGCTTCACCGTAAACCGTTAATTTGCACCGAAAACGGACCGCACTTAATCCGTAAAGTAGGCATTTGTACCGGTGGCGGACAAGGCTATATTGATTTAGCTGCAACACAAGGCTGTGATGCTTTTATTACCGGTGAGGTTTCGGAGCAAACAATTCACTCTGCTCGTGAGCAAGGTATTCATTTCTTTGCAGCTGGTCACCATGCAACAGAACGCTACGGCATTAAGGCATTAGGTGAATGGCTAGCGGCTGAATATGGCTTGGATGTAGAATTTAAAGATATTGATAATCCCGCCTAACTGGTACAAAGTGTGATTGATTGCCGAAAGCACACAAAACAAGTATAATCTCGTCGATTTTTTTAACTCAAACATAGGAAAAAATATGGGTTTCTTAACTGGTAAACGTATTTTAGTAACAGGTCTTGCAAGCAACCGTTCTATCGCTTACGGGATCGCAAAAGCAATGAAAGAACAAGGTGCTGAACTTGCTTTCACTTATTTAAACGATAAATTACAACCGCGCGTAGAAGAATTTGCAAAAGAATTTGGTTCTGACATCGTCCTTCCTTTAGACGTAGCGACCGATGAAAGCATCCAAAATTGCTTTGCAGAATTAAGTAAACGTTGGGAAAAATTTGATGGTTTCGTACACGCTATCGCATTCGCACCAGGCGATCAATTAGATGGTGATTACGTAAACGCAGCAACTCGTGAAGGCTACCGTATTGCTCACGACATCAGTGCATTCAGCTTCGTTGCTATGGCACAAGCGGCACGTCCTTACTTAAATCCAAATGCTGCGTTATTAACCCTTTCTTACTTAGGTGCAGAACGCGCAATTCCTAACTACAACGTGATGTGTTTAGCGAAAGCATCTCTTGAAGCAGCAACTCGCGTAATGGCAGCTGACTTAGGTAAAGAAGGTATTCGTGTGAATGCAATTTCTGCAGGTCCAATCCGTACTTTAGCGGCATCAGGTATTAAAAACTTCAAGAAAATGCTTGCTACATTCGAGAAAACCGCAGCATTACGCCGCACAGTTACTATCGAAGATGTGGGTAATTCAGCTGCATTCTTATGCTCAGATTTAGCATCTGGTATTACTGGTGAAATCGTTCACGTAGATGCAGGTTTCAGCATCACTGCAATGGGCGAATTAGGCGAAGAATAATTTTTCGTACAATCTATTTTTAGGCAGGCTTTTCAGTCTGCCTTTTCTCTTTTTTTAAATATAACTATGTTCCAAGATAATCCACTACTCGCACAACTTAAGCAACAAATCCACGATAGCAAAGAACACGTTGAAGGCGTGGTAAAAAGTACTGATAAAGCTTATGGTTTTTTAGAGTGCGATAAAAAAAGCTACTTTATTGCCCCTCCTGCAATGAAAAAAGTGATGCATGGTGACAAAATCAAAGCCACCATTGAAAAGCAAGGCGATAAAGAGCAAGCTGAACCTGAAGAATTAATTGAACCAATGCTCACGCGCTTTATTGCCAAAGTGCGGTTCAATAAAGACAAGAAATTGCAAGTTTTAGTTGATCATCCAAATATCAACCAACCAATTGGTGCACAACAAGCTAAATCTGTAAAAGAAGAATTACAAGAGGGTGATTGGGTTGTAGCAAATTTAAAAACCCACCCATTACGCGATGATCGCTTTTTCTATGCCACCATCAATCAATTTATCTGCCGTGCTGACGATGAATTAGCCCCCTGGTGGGTCACGCTGGCACGCCATGAACAATCTCGTCATCCTGTGCAAGGTGCAGAAAGCTATGAGATGTTAGATCAACAAACACGTGAAGATCTGACCGCACTTCATTTTGTTACTATTGACTCTGAAAGCACACAGGATATGGACGATGCTCTTTACATCGAACCTATCGAGCAAGATGGTACGCAAACCGGCTGGCGATTAGTCGTTGCCATTGCGGATCCCACAGCTTACATTGCATTAGATTCACAAATTGAAAAAGATGCAAAACAGCGTTGTTTCACCAATTATTTGCCAGGCTTCAACATCCCAATGTTGCCACGTGAATTATCTGATGAATTATGCTCATTAATGGAAAATGAAACTCGCCCTGCATTAGTATGTTACATTGAAACGGATCTTGCAGGTAACATCACGGCTAAACCGCGTTTTGTGTCCGCTTATGTGCAATCTAAAGCAAAATTAGCCTATAACAAAATTTCAGATTATTTAGAACAAGTACCGGATGCATGGCAACCGGAAACACCTGAAATTGCCCAGCAAATTGATTGGTTACATCAATTTACTCAAGCGCGTATTCAATGGCGTAAAACCCATTCATTGTTATTTAAAGAGAAACCGGATTATTCCTTTATTCTCGCTGAAAATGGCAAAGTAAAAGAAATTAAGGCGGAATATCGTCGTATTGCAAATCAAATCGTGGAAGAATCCATGATTATTGCCAACATTTGTGCCGCTCAATTCTTAGCGGAGCATGCACAAACAGGTATCTTTAATACACACACGGGATTTGATAAGAAATTCTTAGAAAATGCGCATAATTTCTTAATGGCAAATTTAGCCAATGAAGAAAATCAAGCTGAACTTGCTGAACGTTATTCGGTGGAAAATTTGGCAACCTTAAAAGGTTATTGCCAAATGCGTCATGATATTGAACCGATTGAAGGTGACTATTTAGAATTCCGTTTACGTCGTTATTTAACCTTTGCGGAGTTTAAATCCGAACTTGCTCCACATTTTGGGCTTGGATTAGAAGGTTATGCGACCTGGACATCGCCTATCCGTAAATATTCCGATATGGTGAACCATCGTTTAATTAAAGCCGTGCTCACACAGCAAGCTTGTGAAAAACCACAAGATGAAGTCCTTGCTCGCTTACAAGAAGCCCGTCGTCAAAATCGCTTGGTTGAGCGTGATATTGCCGATTGGCTATATTGTCGCTACCTTGCTGATAAAGTAGCTGAAAATGTGGAATTTGATGCAGAAGTACAAGATGTGATGCGTGGTGGTTTACGTGTTCAATTATTAGAAAATGGCGCATCTATGTTCGTACCAGCTTCTACATTGCATCCAAATAAAGATGAAATGCAAGTGAATGCTGATGAATTAGCGCTGTATATTCAAGGGGAGCGCCGTTACAAAATCGGTGATTTAGTGAAAGTAAAACTCACCGAAGTTCGAGAAGAAACTCGTAGTATTGTCGGTCAATTAATCATTTAATGACCACTTCCCTCTATTTAGAAGTACCGCTCGTTACACAACAGGCGGTATTTTTTTATAGAACCTAAGTTATAAAAATATTTTGTACGTCTATAGTATTAAATAAAAGGATTATTGGGATATATTGAAGAACATCAAGATGAGATATTGATATGATATCCCCGCCTTGAAGGCGGGGATAAAATAGATATTTAGGTAGAATTACATTTTAGGAATTTCTACGCCAGATGAAAGCACGTCTTGAATATCTGATTTTAAAACATCTGCTTTTGGTCCATAAATCGCTTGGATACCAGAACCTTTCACAATAAAGCCCATTGCGCCTGCTTGTTTCCAGCTTGCTTCATCACCGACTAAATCTGGATTATGTACAGTGATACGTAAACGAGTCATACAAGCATCAACATCTGCAATATTATTACGTCCACCAAGTAAGTTGATGATTTGAATAACTTGCGCGCTAGCATCCGCCACTTTTGGCTCATTGCTAGAAGCTTCATCTGAACCTTTTGCATCAT
This portion of the Haemophilus parainfluenzae T3T1 genome encodes:
- the rnb gene encoding exoribonuclease II, with the translated sequence MFQDNPLLAQLKQQIHDSKEHVEGVVKSTDKAYGFLECDKKSYFIAPPAMKKVMHGDKIKATIEKQGDKEQAEPEELIEPMLTRFIAKVRFNKDKKLQVLVDHPNINQPIGAQQAKSVKEELQEGDWVVANLKTHPLRDDRFFYATINQFICRADDELAPWWVTLARHEQSRHPVQGAESYEMLDQQTREDLTALHFVTIDSESTQDMDDALYIEPIEQDGTQTGWRLVVAIADPTAYIALDSQIEKDAKQRCFTNYLPGFNIPMLPRELSDELCSLMENETRPALVCYIETDLAGNITAKPRFVSAYVQSKAKLAYNKISDYLEQVPDAWQPETPEIAQQIDWLHQFTQARIQWRKTHSLLFKEKPDYSFILAENGKVKEIKAEYRRIANQIVEESMIIANICAAQFLAEHAQTGIFNTHTGFDKKFLENAHNFLMANLANEENQAELAERYSVENLATLKGYCQMRHDIEPIEGDYLEFRLRRYLTFAEFKSELAPHFGLGLEGYATWTSPIRKYSDMVNHRLIKAVLTQQACEKPQDEVLARLQEARRQNRLVERDIADWLYCRYLADKVAENVEFDAEVQDVMRGGLRVQLLENGASMFVPASTLHPNKDEMQVNADELALYIQGERRYKIGDLVKVKLTEVREETRSIVGQLII
- a CDS encoding SDR family oxidoreductase — encoded protein: MGFLTGKRILVTGLASNRSIAYGIAKAMKEQGAELAFTYLNDKLQPRVEEFAKEFGSDIVLPLDVATDESIQNCFAELSKRWEKFDGFVHAIAFAPGDQLDGDYVNAATREGYRIAHDISAFSFVAMAQAARPYLNPNAALLTLSYLGAERAIPNYNVMCLAKASLEAATRVMAADLGKEGIRVNAISAGPIRTLAASGIKNFKKMLATFEKTAALRRTVTIEDVGNSAAFLCSDLASGITGEIVHVDAGFSITAMGELGEE
- a CDS encoding Nif3-like dinuclear metal center hexameric protein, encoding MNNLELERLLNEKLSTDRINDYAPNGLQVEGKAEIKKIITGVTASQALIDYAVAQQADAVLVHHGYFWKSENPCIRGMKGKRIKTLLVNDINLYGYHLPLDVHPELGNNAKLAQLLGIGNLQPLENSATSIPVWGTLKDPVTAEEFVQRIEQVLHRKPLICTENGPHLIRKVGICTGGGQGYIDLAATQGCDAFITGEVSEQTIHSAREQGIHFFAAGHHATERYGIKALGEWLAAEYGLDVEFKDIDNPA